One Dokdonia sp. Dokd-P16 genomic window carries:
- a CDS encoding NAD(P)/FAD-dependent oxidoreductase, with translation MNQTNQKIYIIGAGISGLVAAINLEKKGYAPIILEATDRIGGRVKTDIVKGYQLDHGFQVLLESYPKAKEYLDYKKLELQSFLPGATIYKNRNSQTIGDPTRSLKMLVPTMSSSIGTLGDKVKILKLNKSLKKKSLEDIFKEEEKTTLKYLQDKGFSKSMITDFFKPFFSGIFLESSLETSSRMFEFVYKMFGTGMATLPKAGIGAIPKQLQEQLATTQIKLDTAVKEISGQTITLENGEVLESDYIIIATEASHIVPNLRGQETPWKSCVNLYFEADAPKDRKPLIGLVADENTRINNIFYHDTLETVTTGAKSLLSVTVVDDSDLSIEALSAMVSSELSTYCGIKGATFLKSYEIRKALPELNNLRNNCAPSETQLTNNIFLAGDHLLNGSLNAAMVSGERAVEGVIEKIEGLLK, from the coding sequence ATGAATCAAACCAACCAGAAGATTTACATCATAGGCGCTGGAATAAGCGGCCTTGTTGCAGCTATTAACTTAGAAAAGAAAGGCTACGCACCTATAATTCTTGAAGCTACAGATCGCATAGGGGGACGTGTAAAAACAGATATTGTAAAAGGATACCAACTAGATCACGGTTTTCAGGTGTTACTTGAAAGCTACCCAAAAGCCAAAGAGTATCTCGATTACAAAAAGCTAGAGTTACAATCTTTTTTACCTGGAGCTACTATTTACAAAAATAGAAACTCGCAAACTATAGGAGACCCTACACGTAGTCTCAAAATGCTTGTCCCTACTATGAGTTCATCTATAGGTACACTGGGGGATAAGGTCAAAATTTTGAAACTTAATAAAAGTCTTAAGAAGAAATCGCTCGAGGATATTTTTAAAGAGGAAGAAAAGACTACCTTGAAGTATTTGCAAGACAAAGGCTTTAGTAAATCGATGATTACAGATTTCTTTAAGCCGTTCTTTAGTGGGATATTTTTAGAATCTTCACTAGAAACATCTAGCAGGATGTTTGAGTTCGTTTATAAAATGTTTGGTACTGGGATGGCAACATTGCCAAAAGCAGGTATTGGAGCGATACCAAAACAATTGCAAGAGCAGCTAGCTACTACTCAGATTAAACTAGACACCGCTGTAAAAGAAATCTCAGGCCAGACAATAACATTAGAAAATGGCGAGGTTTTAGAGAGTGATTATATCATCATTGCAACAGAGGCGAGTCACATAGTTCCTAACCTCAGAGGTCAGGAAACTCCATGGAAATCATGTGTAAACTTATACTTTGAAGCAGATGCCCCTAAAGACCGTAAGCCGCTCATAGGTCTTGTGGCAGATGAGAATACTAGAATAAACAACATATTCTATCACGACACGCTAGAAACTGTTACAACAGGTGCAAAAAGTTTATTATCTGTTACCGTGGTAGATGATAGCGATTTGAGCATAGAAGCGCTGAGCGCTATGGTATCATCTGAGCTTAGTACATATTGTGGTATTAAAGGAGCTACTTTTCTCAAATCTTATGAAATAAGAAAAGCATTACCTGAGCTTAACAATCTCCGTAACAATTGCGCGCCATCAGAAACGCAGCTTACCAATAACATTTTTCTTGCTGGAGATCATTTATTAAATGGATCATTAAATGCAGCAATGGTTTCTGGAGAAAGAGCAGTAGAAGGTGTAATTGAGAAAATAGAAGGACTTCTAAAGTAA
- the mqo gene encoding malate dehydrogenase (quinone): MTRVIPKQHYDLICVGGGIMSANLALLAKMLKPELSILILERLGDVAQESSAAWNNAGTGHSALCELNYCPEESDGTVSIDKAIKICEQFEITKQFWAHLVEEGLIEDPQAFLKPIPHHSWVTGEKNADYLEKRYEAFKDHFMFDTIEFTRNVSKMKEWFPLIMRGRTEDEVMAGSRIDRGTEVNFGVLTKRLYEILETEFDTPVHFHKEVKDLDPLENGNWTAITNDLKTGTKQSIEADHIFIGAGGGALLLLETVEIEEKDGFGGFPVSGEWLVCKNKDIIDQHYAKVYSKAGEGAPPMSMPHLDTRYVDGERQLMFGPFAGFSPKFLKEGSNFDLLDSVTFKNIPSMLGAFWHNLDLTKYLIGQITMNFDDRMKDLRTFIKDAKNEDWRIEVAGQRVQTIKRDEFKGGKLEFGTQIVSGSDGKITCLLGASPGASTAPRIMLDVLEKAFPEIMETAEGKQRLSEIVPSYKQEITKEHFNRELKRTSALLNLD, translated from the coding sequence ATGACTAGAGTTATCCCAAAACAACATTACGACCTCATTTGTGTAGGAGGAGGAATTATGAGTGCAAATCTGGCATTGCTAGCCAAGATGCTAAAACCAGAATTGAGCATCTTAATTTTAGAACGATTAGGAGATGTAGCTCAAGAAAGTTCGGCGGCATGGAATAATGCTGGAACGGGTCATTCTGCTCTTTGCGAACTCAACTATTGTCCAGAAGAAAGTGATGGGACTGTATCAATTGATAAAGCAATCAAAATTTGCGAACAGTTTGAAATCACAAAACAATTCTGGGCGCATCTTGTAGAAGAAGGTCTTATAGAGGATCCTCAGGCATTTTTAAAGCCTATCCCACATCACAGTTGGGTAACCGGAGAAAAGAACGCAGATTATCTAGAGAAGCGTTATGAGGCGTTTAAAGATCACTTTATGTTTGATACTATTGAGTTTACTCGTAATGTATCAAAAATGAAGGAGTGGTTCCCGCTTATCATGAGGGGGCGCACAGAGGATGAGGTGATGGCAGGGTCGCGTATAGACCGAGGGACAGAAGTAAACTTTGGCGTACTTACAAAGCGATTATATGAGATTCTCGAAACAGAATTTGATACTCCTGTGCATTTCCATAAAGAAGTTAAAGATCTCGATCCGCTTGAAAATGGGAATTGGACAGCAATTACAAATGATTTAAAAACAGGAACTAAGCAATCTATAGAAGCAGATCATATCTTTATAGGTGCTGGTGGTGGTGCTTTACTGCTGCTAGAAACTGTTGAGATAGAAGAGAAAGATGGTTTTGGTGGTTTTCCTGTTAGTGGAGAATGGCTTGTTTGTAAAAACAAAGATATTATAGATCAGCATTATGCAAAGGTGTACAGCAAGGCAGGCGAGGGCGCACCACCTATGAGCATGCCGCATCTAGATACTAGATATGTAGATGGAGAGCGACAATTAATGTTTGGTCCCTTTGCTGGTTTTAGTCCTAAGTTTTTAAAGGAAGGATCTAATTTTGACCTGCTTGATAGTGTTACTTTTAAAAATATACCTTCTATGCTCGGTGCTTTCTGGCACAATCTAGATTTGACTAAGTATTTGATAGGTCAGATCACCATGAATTTTGACGACCGCATGAAAGACTTACGCACTTTTATAAAGGATGCAAAGAATGAAGACTGGCGCATAGAAGTAGCTGGACAGCGAGTACAGACTATAAAACGTGATGAGTTTAAAGGCGGAAAACTTGAATTTGGTACTCAAATTGTAAGCGGTTCTGATGGGAAAATTACTTGTTTACTTGGTGCATCGCCAGGAGCATCTACAGCGCCTCGAATTATGCTAGACGTACTCGAGAAGGCATTTCCGGAGATTATGGAAACTGCTGAGGGCAAACAACGTTTGAGTGAGATTGTACCTAGCTATAAGCAGGAAATAACAAAAGAGCATTTTAACCGTGAGTTAAAACGAACGTCTGCTTTATTGAACCTAGACTAA
- a CDS encoding peptide-methionine (S)-S-oxide reductase translates to MQDKEIHKIGLGGGCHWCTEAVFQSLRGVLTVEQGYIASEGINASFSEAVIVHYDRNVIPLEVLIEIHLLTHKSTKMHSMRDTYRSAVYVYNDEDTAFAKAVLNTLQKSSEERIITAVMPFKDFDPSREEITNYYKKNPNKPFCERYISPKLGELKNTFAHRMVDF, encoded by the coding sequence TTGCAAGATAAGGAAATACATAAAATAGGGCTTGGAGGTGGCTGTCACTGGTGCACAGAGGCGGTTTTCCAATCATTGCGTGGTGTTCTGACTGTAGAACAAGGATATATTGCTTCAGAGGGTATAAACGCTTCCTTTTCTGAGGCTGTTATTGTGCATTATGATAGGAACGTTATACCGTTGGAGGTCTTAATTGAAATTCACCTTCTTACACATAAGAGTACAAAGATGCACAGCATGCGAGATACATATCGATCTGCAGTGTATGTTTATAATGATGAGGATACCGCTTTCGCGAAAGCGGTATTAAATACCTTACAAAAAAGCAGCGAAGAGAGGATAATTACTGCCGTAATGCCTTTTAAAGACTTTGATCCTTCAAGAGAAGAGATTACAAATTATTATAAGAAAAACCCAAATAAACCCTTCTGTGAGCGTTACATATCACCTAAGCTGGGGGAACTTAAGAATACGTTTGCTCACAGAATGGTCGATTTTTAA
- a CDS encoding acyl-CoA desaturase: MLIIFFIVILWYSGLFFQSFFLHRYAAHQTFTMSKTTEKITFILTWLFQGPSYLSAYGYGIMHRMHHAYTDTEKDPHSPSYDANLFAMMWKTKTIYQDINNDRIEVDPKFKKNVPQWKSFDNFASSRLSRLLWVGLYIAFFAVFATAWWQWLLLPVAFAMAPIHGVIINWFGHILGYTNFKTKDTSKNLFRFDFLMMGEAYHNNHHKFAARPNFGGIHWYEIDVTYVIMKVLHRTGVIKMKPITIDVHSHH, translated from the coding sequence ATGCTTATAATATTCTTTATAGTAATCCTCTGGTATAGCGGGTTATTTTTTCAGTCATTCTTTCTACATAGATATGCAGCTCACCAGACATTTACAATGTCTAAAACCACAGAAAAAATCACATTTATATTAACCTGGCTTTTTCAAGGACCAAGTTACTTAAGTGCTTATGGTTATGGGATTATGCATCGTATGCATCATGCTTATACAGATACAGAAAAAGATCCCCACTCCCCTTCTTATGATGCAAATCTATTTGCAATGATGTGGAAGACTAAGACTATTTATCAAGATATAAATAACGATCGTATTGAGGTAGACCCTAAGTTTAAGAAAAACGTACCACAGTGGAAGAGTTTTGACAATTTTGCTAGCTCGCGCTTATCGCGCTTACTTTGGGTAGGTTTATATATCGCTTTCTTTGCCGTATTTGCAACAGCGTGGTGGCAGTGGTTATTATTACCTGTTGCCTTTGCAATGGCTCCTATACACGGAGTGATTATCAACTGGTTTGGTCACATTCTAGGGTATACAAATTTCAAAACTAAAGACACTTCTAAGAATTTATTCCGCTTTGACTTCTTAATGATGGGAGAAGCATATCATAACAACCACCATAAGTTTGCGGCTAGGCCTAACTTTGGAGGGATACACTGGTATGAGATTGATGTTACTTATGTAATTATGAAAGTATTGCACCGTACAGGAGTGATAAAAATGAAACCCATCACGATAGATGTGCACTCACACCATTAA
- a CDS encoding Crp/Fnr family transcriptional regulator — protein sequence MDEIRTYINQFAPVSDIDWELFTSKLVERTFKKKETILKAGVTENYISFIKEGSVRLFIPKESSDKEITFGFCFENQFVSAYDSFLVQEPSDHSVQALVDTVILSVSHKDLQEIYEKTAIGNLIGRLAAENLFITKSKRLQSLLDQTAEERYLSIFKERPQLLKEIPLKYISSYIGVTPQALSRIRKRIS from the coding sequence TTGGACGAAATACGCACCTATATAAACCAGTTTGCTCCCGTATCTGATATAGATTGGGAACTTTTTACATCAAAGCTTGTAGAACGCACGTTCAAAAAGAAAGAAACCATTCTTAAAGCTGGTGTAACAGAAAACTATATTTCCTTTATCAAAGAGGGTTCTGTACGTTTGTTTATACCTAAAGAATCATCAGATAAAGAAATCACCTTTGGTTTTTGTTTTGAAAACCAATTTGTGAGTGCATATGATTCGTTTTTAGTTCAAGAACCATCTGATCACTCTGTCCAGGCGCTTGTTGATACCGTGATTTTGAGTGTTTCTCATAAAGATTTACAAGAAATTTACGAGAAAACAGCTATAGGTAATCTTATAGGCAGACTTGCTGCCGAAAATCTTTTTATCACAAAATCAAAAAGACTGCAATCACTCCTAGATCAAACTGCCGAAGAACGTTATTTGAGCATCTTTAAAGAACGCCCTCAGTTACTTAAAGAAATTCCTCTTAAATATATAAGCTCTTACATAGGCGTCACACCACAGGCTTTGAGCCGCATACGCAAACGTATTAGTTAA
- a CDS encoding EamA family transporter, with product MKKETYLAILAFFSIYVFWGSTYLWNKIVVSEVPAFMLAGLRFTTAGLIIFLIAGLSGKSLKISKKQLRNSVLAGFFFLVYGNGVFVWSLKYVDSGFAALLAALQPLSILLLMRIVQKKGLKLKSIIGVALGLIGMYLLVSQREIAMQEGATLGIIMIFTCILSWSIGSLFVAQADLPKNFFITTGYQMVSAGILLWTWSLIIGETWSSPVDWSSRAQISMVCLIIFGGIAAFTSFNYLLKNVSTEKVATSAYINPVVALFLGWYFLDENITTQSIIAACVLLSGVYFINSVRKNDKTQTKKMRFRRGRV from the coding sequence ATGAAGAAGGAAACCTACCTAGCCATTCTTGCTTTTTTCTCAATTTACGTGTTTTGGGGATCTACTTATTTATGGAATAAAATTGTCGTAAGCGAAGTTCCAGCTTTTATGCTTGCGGGTTTGCGCTTTACTACAGCGGGACTGATCATATTCCTTATAGCGGGACTAAGTGGTAAATCACTTAAAATATCAAAAAAGCAGTTGCGCAACTCTGTGCTAGCCGGATTCTTTTTTCTAGTGTATGGGAATGGAGTATTTGTATGGTCACTCAAGTATGTAGACAGCGGATTTGCAGCGCTACTTGCGGCCTTACAGCCATTATCAATTCTTTTATTAATGCGTATAGTTCAGAAAAAAGGCTTAAAGCTCAAATCAATCATAGGGGTCGCCTTAGGGTTAATAGGAATGTACTTACTGGTTTCTCAAAGAGAGATAGCGATGCAAGAAGGAGCAACCCTAGGAATTATAATGATATTTACTTGTATTTTGAGTTGGAGTATAGGAAGCTTGTTTGTAGCCCAAGCAGATTTACCTAAAAATTTCTTTATTACAACCGGTTATCAAATGGTAAGCGCTGGTATTTTATTATGGACGTGGAGTCTTATTATAGGGGAAACATGGAGTTCTCCGGTAGATTGGAGTTCGCGTGCACAGATATCCATGGTGTGCCTTATTATTTTTGGAGGTATCGCAGCATTTACTTCGTTCAATTACTTACTTAAAAATGTCTCAACAGAAAAAGTGGCAACCTCTGCATATATAAATCCCGTTGTTGCTTTATTCTTGGGCTGGTATTTTCTAGATGAAAATATCACTACTCAGTCTATTATTGCAGCATGTGTATTGCTGAGCGGTGTGTATTTTATAAATAGTGTACGCAAAAATGATAAGACGCAAACAAAGAAGATGCGTTTTAGAAGAGGTAGGGTATAA
- a CDS encoding YtxH domain-containing protein, whose amino-acid sequence MNNNTKGILGLIAVAAGALGLYKYKKMSPEEKAALKDKARKAGDTLKESYNEVEDQVSEKLTSLKNALERETAKAKNSVNRNIDHAEDVIDITAENIEKTVKS is encoded by the coding sequence ATGAATAATAACACAAAAGGTATATTAGGACTAATCGCTGTAGCAGCAGGAGCTTTAGGATTATATAAATATAAGAAAATGTCTCCTGAAGAGAAAGCTGCTTTAAAGGACAAAGCAAGAAAAGCTGGAGACACTCTTAAGGAAAGCTACAATGAAGTTGAAGACCAAGTGTCTGAAAAACTTACGAGCTTAAAAAATGCTTTAGAGCGCGAGACAGCAAAAGCTAAGAACTCTGTAAATAGAAATATAGATCACGCAGAAGATGTAATTGACATTACTGCAGAGAATATTGAAAAGACGGTAAAGTCGTAA
- a CDS encoding cold-shock protein, with amino-acid sequence MSKGTVKFFNDTKGFGFITEEGVEKDHFVHISGLIDEIREGDEVEFDLKEGNKGLNAVNVKVI; translated from the coding sequence ATGAGTAAAGGAACAGTAAAATTTTTCAACGACACTAAAGGTTTTGGATTCATAACAGAAGAAGGAGTTGAAAAAGACCATTTTGTACACATTTCTGGATTAATCGATGAGATTAGAGAAGGTGACGAAGTGGAGTTTGACCTTAAAGAAGGTAACAAAGGATTAAATGCAGTTAACGTAAAAGTTATCTAA
- a CDS encoding KTSC domain-containing protein: MKRINEYKKLFGVEKEIDLKMLKKSYRNLVKEWHPDKFQDGDAKQEEAEIQSRRIIDGYHFLVSMAPETKAANLEAYTETITNAAIADYQHKGLLLEITFTDGTTYEYFGVTKPIYIKMVNAGNLNRFAKRNIYPKHNYRKSKRHLQEA, from the coding sequence ATGAAGAGAATAAATGAGTACAAGAAACTCTTTGGAGTTGAAAAAGAAATTGACCTAAAAATGCTTAAAAAGAGCTATCGTAACCTTGTAAAGGAATGGCACCCAGATAAGTTTCAAGATGGTGATGCAAAACAAGAGGAAGCAGAGATACAAAGCCGTCGCATTATTGATGGTTACCACTTTCTAGTAAGCATGGCACCAGAGACCAAAGCTGCAAACCTAGAAGCATATACAGAGACGATAACTAATGCCGCTATCGCAGATTACCAGCACAAAGGATTACTACTAGAAATCACATTTACAGATGGGACTACTTATGAGTACTTTGGAGTTACGAAGCCTATATATATTAAGATGGTAAATGCTGGAAACCTTAATCGTTTTGCAAAACGCAACATTTACCCTAAGCATAACTACCGTAAGTCTAAAAGACACTTACAAGAAGCATAA
- a CDS encoding DEAD/DEAH box helicase yields the protein MTSTFTALGVMDAIQEALKTLEITSPTDIQQQAIPAMLTSKKDVIALAQTGTGKTVAFGVPLLQLIDRTNPTTQAVILVPTRELGQQIQSNIAALAAHLPEVSTAVFYGGVTVKDQIERLKEPAQIIVATPGRLIDLMERQAINITQANYLVLDEADEMVSSLKDSLDTIVTAMPNNRRTFLLSATMPGAIKQIVQNYLSKNPIEVSAEMATLGSQKITHEYVVVEPIEKLDVLMHFLNSRIGQRGIIFCKTKAAVNKLAKNLAINKFSSGAIHGSLSQPIRDRMMGQFREGHIDILVATDLAARGIDVKEIEYVVNYHLPEFYDMYVHRSGRTARAGATGYALTILQEEELKEIPEFEHELGISFSAFAKASPQQIEDNNTVLWAKKIFKTKPNREIATELKESVHAVFHHLTKEELIDKLMAERIASVLKSIEPKALPKKKKRK from the coding sequence ATGACAAGTACTTTCACAGCATTAGGTGTAATGGATGCTATCCAAGAAGCCTTAAAAACACTAGAGATTACTTCTCCTACAGATATACAGCAGCAGGCTATACCTGCAATGCTCACATCCAAAAAGGATGTCATAGCGCTCGCACAAACTGGGACTGGAAAAACGGTTGCCTTTGGGGTACCGTTATTACAGCTTATAGATCGCACAAACCCAACTACACAAGCAGTTATTCTTGTGCCTACAAGAGAATTAGGGCAACAGATACAATCTAATATTGCGGCACTTGCTGCACATCTTCCTGAGGTGAGCACTGCTGTTTTTTATGGAGGTGTAACTGTAAAAGATCAAATAGAGCGACTTAAGGAACCTGCTCAAATTATTGTAGCAACACCTGGACGTCTTATAGATCTTATGGAACGCCAAGCTATCAATATCACGCAAGCCAATTATCTTGTGCTTGATGAGGCAGATGAGATGGTGAGCTCTCTTAAAGATAGTCTTGATACTATTGTTACTGCAATGCCTAATAATAGAAGGACTTTTCTGTTATCTGCTACTATGCCAGGAGCAATCAAACAAATAGTTCAAAACTACCTTTCTAAAAACCCAATAGAAGTGAGTGCCGAAATGGCAACCCTAGGTAGTCAGAAAATTACACATGAATATGTAGTTGTTGAGCCTATTGAAAAACTAGACGTATTAATGCATTTCTTGAACTCAAGAATAGGGCAGAGAGGTATTATCTTTTGTAAAACAAAAGCAGCAGTAAACAAACTAGCCAAAAATCTAGCAATTAATAAATTTTCTTCGGGAGCCATCCATGGAAGTTTAAGTCAGCCCATACGTGATCGTATGATGGGACAGTTTAGAGAAGGGCATATTGACATTCTGGTAGCAACAGATCTTGCTGCTAGAGGTATTGATGTAAAGGAGATTGAGTACGTAGTAAATTACCACCTTCCAGAATTTTACGACATGTACGTACACAGAAGTGGTCGTACGGCTCGTGCTGGTGCAACTGGATATGCGCTTACGATATTACAAGAAGAGGAATTAAAAGAAATCCCTGAGTTTGAACATGAGTTAGGTATTTCTTTTTCCGCTTTCGCGAAAGCGTCACCACAACAAATAGAGGATAATAATACGGTGCTTTGGGCTAAGAAAATCTTCAAAACGAAGCCTAACAGAGAAATTGCTACGGAGCTAAAAGAGAGTGTACACGCAGTTTTTCATCACTTGACTAAGGAAGAACTTATTGATAAACTTATGGCAGAGCGCATTGCATCTGTTCTTAAAAGTATCGAGCCTAAAGCACTTCCAAAGAAGAAGAAAAGGAAATAG
- a CDS encoding phospholipase A has protein sequence MMKKQLLIIVLLLSYGLSFGQEITREKFNDSLQGLPSFSSYQDNYFVTGLPTNRDIDRNSADAKYQVSFKQIISRDLLPFESYLYLTYTQKAFWNIYKESLPFRDVNFNPSIAIGKAIFNKDNQLRGIASLEFEHESNGRDSISSRSWNRITAGYTTPLFKNTTARFELWLPFGYQESNADLLDYVGVGEVHINHEIKHDKLTLNLMLRKGLGFDGRGVVRSRLYYNPFKTSKLNQYIMLEWYLGQAESLLDFQKSSSIIRLGYVIKSTEFNWFRNRK, from the coding sequence ATGATGAAAAAACAACTTCTCATAATTGTTCTACTCTTATCTTACGGCCTTTCATTTGGACAAGAAATCACACGTGAAAAATTTAATGATTCTTTACAAGGTTTACCTTCATTTTCTAGTTACCAAGATAATTACTTTGTAACCGGCTTACCAACTAATAGAGATATAGATCGCAATAGCGCAGACGCTAAGTATCAAGTAAGTTTCAAGCAAATTATCTCAAGAGATTTACTTCCATTTGAGTCCTATTTGTACTTGACGTATACACAAAAGGCATTCTGGAATATTTATAAAGAGTCATTACCTTTTAGAGATGTAAATTTTAATCCCTCTATCGCGATAGGTAAAGCTATTTTCAATAAGGATAATCAATTAAGAGGTATAGCATCACTTGAATTTGAGCATGAATCTAACGGCAGAGACAGTATATCTTCTCGCAGTTGGAATCGTATTACCGCTGGATACACAACACCTCTTTTTAAAAATACTACGGCACGATTTGAGCTCTGGTTACCTTTTGGTTACCAAGAAAGTAATGCAGACTTATTAGACTATGTAGGAGTAGGGGAAGTGCATATTAATCATGAGATTAAGCATGATAAGCTCACGTTAAATCTTATGCTACGTAAAGGACTAGGTTTTGATGGCAGAGGTGTAGTGCGCTCTAGATTATATTACAACCCTTTTAAAACAAGTAAACTTAACCAATACATCATGCTTGAGTGGTATTTAGGTCAAGCAGAGTCATTACTTGATTTTCAAAAATCTAGTAGTATTATCAGACTAGGCTATGTGATTAAGAGTACAGAGTTTAACTGGTTTAGAAATAGGAAATAG